From the genome of Trichosurus vulpecula isolate mTriVul1 chromosome 6, mTriVul1.pri, whole genome shotgun sequence:
TTATATTTGAAGTTTAACAATGATGCTTCCTATTtaaagaatgttgaaaaatataacaaaatcttATTTATGATTTCCCATGACATCATTTTAATTAGGGGAAAAATCTGAGTAATAATTTCAGAACAAATCCAGGAGAATTAACAAGCtttcaaaataaaaactaattgtTATTTAAATTACAGTGGGCTATTTAAACAATTCACTGTGAAAACTTAATCACACCCCACTCAATTTtctatgaaatatatatgtatgtgtatataacacacacacacacacacacacacacacacatatttcggGCAAAGAGGGCAATTCTATTTGACCATAtgattcttctaccttttttttcttctgttaatttttGCTGAAATTGTAACAAGGACTTGGGAAATAGAACTGAAAAACTGACCTGCATGACAACTGAGTGATTTCTGCCTTATAAATCTATGACAAAAATGTCATAATTAAGATTTTACTTATGCTACTCATCAGATTATTTGTCATTGCTTGTCTGCCAATGTTTTAGGCTGTAAAAACACAGATAGTAAATTCTTTGGGTAAAAGACAAACTTAACTAATAATGTTTTCTTGAATCTCCTAGTCACCATGTGAAATCATCACTTTCAGACACCTAACATGGCTTTGGGGATAATGTCTCCCTTCTTACTACTGGAATCATAAACTTcagtatgaaataaaataatgccAAAATACCTAGAGCTCTAAAGGATGAACAGTCCAGAAtcttattaaaacaaaaatgtcaCTATTCCTTCTGTAGTCTTTTCACTTTTGAGAAACTAACCATACATTTCCCAGAAACTGAGTAAATATTTCCATGTAATCTATTCAGTCTACATTTCCCAGGAGAACCTCTACCAGCTCCCAAGCTGACCAGCGGTATCTCCTGGGTAAATCCAAAAAGCGTCTGTCAGAAGAAGGAAGTCAGTGTCCTTTGGAAACTACACAAGAGCGCTTTCTGAACAGCAGGACAGGTTGTGGAGAGtacagtaattgcttaataaatgcttgttaacttagATATGGACTATACATTTACTGCTGGTAACTAAGTTATCCAATCACAGGTTAATTGGTATTGATGGTTACGTTCTGATAGTTTTAAAATGCCAACCATCCTTATAGCAAATTAACAATAAAGTATCACTAGTTATAACCCACTATAATTATCCAGTCTTTGATCCTAGAGACCACTCTGTACCCCCTGCTCAGGTGAGGAAGGAAACACATTTCTACTATTTACAACAGAATGGCGACACCTAGCAGCACCAGAACTGATTAACATATTAACCAAAAAATTTATATTTGGTTAATGTTTTAGCCAAAGCCAGACATCTCTAGTTAAAAGAGAACCTAGTAATAAGTGAATcctcttggggattttttttttgtgaaggaggtggggggaggaggagaatgaggacagTTTTGAAATCTCTTCCACATGCTGTACCCAGTAAGTCCTCTGCACCTTACCTTCTTAAAGAATTTGCCTGGGGCACTCCACATGGACTCACCCAGGGTGACACAATCATtctgtgtcagaggctggatttgaatcccagtcttTTTGACTTCAAGGCTTCTGTGAATCACTTAAAATCAACACCTCCTGGTAGTTTTGAGGGCACTAAGAGCTTATTATCAGGACAGGATCTCCTAGAAAATTTCCTTTCATATAGAAGGATACAGCTATTGCCCCCAAGGCTATGACTTagcaaagggttttttttttctttagctttctGGTACCAGGTTCTCCTTTCAGGAAGCAAATACTGTATCTGCTCATTTCCAAAGACAGGTGGGGGCCCAGTGCCTAAGATTCCTgcgccatctctctctctctctctctctctctctctctcacacacacacacacacgcacgcacgcacgcacgcacacacttCCGAAGTCCAACAGTACTTTAAAGACAACAAATTGTAAGTTAATAATCTTTGACCACTTTTATAGAAACTGACAATGCGTTGTATCAATTCTTTAAACGCCAGGCCCATGgactatcaatctatctattccCCACCTGTGTACTTTATCCCAGCTGAGCTGCACTGTTATTTTCTACTGATATAATAAGATTCAAGGATCTCCTTGAAAGAGATTTCTGGAAAGTCTTGCCTATGATGACTGCTGCACTGCATGAGCATGTTATTACATCCTGCCAAAGTGGTTATTAGCAAGAATAactagagaagaggaaggaaagaaaagagttcTGTTAGTTTTGGAGCCACAATAACCCATCTAATGACTACAAATGGCATAATGAGATGGATGATAGCCAGAGCAACAGCAGAACCGGCAAATACGATTTCACAGTCTCCCAATGGCTGGTCTCTACTGTTGCTTCCACTGCCTTGAaagaaaatatcatttcatttccttctgctagggagggatggagagcctGGGTAGGAAAGGAGGTAGCCTTGTAAAGCCACAAATGCAGGAAGGCTGAAACAAATGGGCAAATCAGAGAATCAATGAATTTGGGGCAGCCACAGTCCTTAAAAATCACTTAATCCAAGCCTGGAGCTTAGTGTTATTTTTAAGCACCTATCACTGACCCTGATAAACAAAAAATGCCATTGTCTTACCACTTATGAACAAAACTGTGAGCAAGCCTGAGGGACACGGTGCAGTTCTGCCAATTGACTTATCACACCCTTCAACAGGGCCAGCATCCAGAATTTCTGTGATGAATGTCAAGCTCGTCTTCAGCACCCAATCACATTCCCTTCCACTGTCTTTCTCCCTATTGGGCAGAGTATAGCTCAGGTGCATAGTGCTTCCATGCATTTATCAACCTCCCTGTttccttgtgaccccatgtggaAAAActaacagaacagaaaaagaaaccccCCCCCCAAGCCCTCTGGAATTACTGTAAAATCTGCCAAGTTCATTAATAACAAAACTTATTAGCAAAAGGTATGAATGTGCATTACCAATGATGTGATTTCAGGAAGATCaaataagaggagagaaggaaagggaatgagcatttataaagtacctactacatgccgggcacaatgctttacaaatatgacctcatttgattaACAGGACTCAGGAAAATTTCAACCACTTCATGATTAATTATACAGACCAACTTAAACCTTCAATCCTGATCTCTGTTGTCAAAATAAATGCCAGACTATTTTTCAACCAGAGAGAACTTTGTGAGGTTATCATAATAATAGGCTCCCACAGACCATATAGCATTTCTGTTTAATCATTAATAGAAAGACCAGGAGGTATATGTAGATGAGGACAATATTCAGCAAATACTGTTTAGTAATATTGCCAAGCAGGAAGGTATAGTTTGCATTATCAATAAGGTGATAACAGGAGGTTTAggatgggggatgggaaggaataAGTGTTAAGAGAAGGAgatcatggggaaaaaaatgaggctCCCAACTGAGCAGTTTAGCTAGAATGTGTTACATTTATGTTTCCATCTTTAAATCCCATTAAATCATATTAGCAACTAATAATTCTGTACAATAATTTGGAAATGGAGCAGTCTTGATTGGAAAGGTCTTCATTTCTCAGATCAGTTGTGCTGGCAAATCAGCTGGAGCACTGTGCCCAAATTCCCATCTGGATTCTTGATTCTCTGGATgtttcacaggatcacagatttcaaaTTGGTatggatctcagagatcatcccATCTAacctttttcttttacaaatgagaaaagcaaGGCCCAGAGCAGTAAAGTCatctgccaaaggtcacataagtaAGTAGTGTAACccagcattcaaacccaggccttctgactccaaatcccagctcctttccactgtgccacattcaACCTAGAGCTAATGCATGAATTCTTATCTATAACATCCCTGGTAAGTGATAATCTTGTCTTGGGTTAAAGGCCTCAGAGACAGGAACACTGACATTCTGGTAGAGTACATTTAATGCATTTTGGGatacctctaattgttaggaagctttccctTACTGAGCAGAAATCTTCATGTCTATTATAACTGCTACCCAATGGTCCTGGTTGAGCAGTTAGAAACTATAAGAAATATGATCCTTCCAAACTAGGACCTCCTCAGGCACAGGGATggtccttttgtctttctttgtatccctaagcctcagcacagtgcctggcttgtagaaggcatttaataaatttttattgagttGTTGACTTCTATAAAATAACTATTTAAATACTATGTAATAATTCTTATTTATGATAACTCTATATATTAACTCTTTTAAATAACCTGAAGTTATCTTTCTGTCCACCCTAAACCTGACCTCTAACCCAAATACACCAAGTTGCTTCAACCAGTCTTCAAATGGCACAGTTAGTTCATTAACAGTTATGATGCCAACGACACCAAAGTCTACCCCAAATATAGTGTAACTAATTTCCAATTTCCCAAGTTAACAAAACTGAGTACACCAAAGCCTCATTTGAGTTACTGTCAGATGTCTGACCCAATTAGAACGTAATCTCCTGGAAGACAGGGGCAGCTCTTTGTCTTAGCACTTAGGCCAGTGCTGCACAaagttaataaattaaattaaactgaaaTGTATTTTTTACAAAAGGTTCATGAATAGGAAACCCATAAGTGGTTATTAAAATAAGCTAGCATAAACCTGATCTCtaggacaggggttcttaacctggggaactaagtgtgaatttgtttttaaaaatattctgataactgtatttcaacattagtttccctttataattctatccattttattttatgcatttaaaaacattattctcaaaaaggggtccaaaggcttcaccacacaaaaatggttaagagtTTCTGCTCTAGACTGATCTTAGAGAGAAAAGCCACGGCTTTGCCACGCACATCCCTTTTGGTTGTTGCTGGCAACCAAACGTGGAACCTCTTAGGACCACGTATCTGCCCTAGGACAGAAACACTTAAGTTTCATTAACTGTAACAAATAATGATTTCTTCAAGTtacaaaaataagatatataatgaAACTTTTCAAGTTTTGCATTCTAATCACTGGAACCTGTGGTTTCACTGTTACAGGGAAATTCCCAATGGTGAAACTTAAGTTGGCAGTTTCACTATACTAAAACATAAAAATTGTCTTGGATTTGATTATTACCTCTTGAAGGTTGATTGaattatcttcattcttttgattattttaCCTCTTAGATCTGGTAGTTCCCTCATTCTAGAACCCACTCAATAGACTGagggctagaaggggccttaaagaACATTTCGTAGAACCCTCTCAAAAGGCAATACAAGAATTTGAAACTTCTGACTCAGTGTGCTACCTTCACTGtaagtgtcaaactcaaatagaaactgatccCTGTAGTTTTGCGGGTTACCTGTAGCCCTCTGGCCATGAGTTTGAAACCTCAGCACCACCCTACTGAGGGCTCCTCTCCCTATGAACTGGCCCCTTCCCCGTTGCCCACAAATATGTTCAAGTctttcaaaagcaaaaataaatgtaatattcTCTTGACCCTGTTGTATTCTCAAGATAAAGAATGATatccttcttccatttcactggggaatttctaaaaaaaaaagtagtctaTATTTATCGTCTCCACATCTTTATGAGACTTAACTCACTCCTCAATTCCTTGCACTCTGACTCTCCTGCTTCCTTGTATCTGCATTCCCAACActaaacacaatgcctggcatacagtaaacaACAAATGTTTCATCAATTAGTTACACATACTAGCTATTCCCAGAACTGGATATGCTATTTCCAAACTCTGTACATTTTCTAAAAACCTCATTCACTTCTCCCTAAACCTAatctttcaaaatcctttttcctCCAAGGCACAATTCAAGTGTCACCTTCTTCACAAAATGTCTGATTCCCTTAGCTGACTGCACTCCTGCCCCTCAAATCCTCCTTAGATAATATATAGATCTCCTCCACCCATCCCCATCATTTTGCCTTGTATTACCCTGAATACATTTCATAGTCAAATTCCACCCTAAATGAAACATATGCTCCATCAAGCTGAGGATGATCATTTTGTAAAAGTTTAATCCTACAAGCTTGAGCCCACTCAAACCTACTCAAGAGAGACAACTATTAAATTTCAATAAACACTTCAGAAATCATAAAATtgtacaaatcagggcttgattagTTTTGATGAGtgtttacaattaaaaaaaagagataaaatggaataatgtaaATCAAACTTCAAAAGCATATCTTGTGCACATTTTTcaatgtctacacacacacacacacacacattccccccCAGTAGGCCAGCTGTCCAACATTTTCCAGCATACCTCTTTTGTACCTATGATAAGAAAGTATTCTGCAACATTCCACTTTCCATAGTGTCTCAGAGGTACTGAGAGcttaaaatgacttgctcagaaacCCAGTGCCAAGATGTCAGCAGCAGGGCTTggacttggatcttcctgaccgTGAGGCcccttctctatccactatagcacACTGCCTATCACCTTGAAAAAGAATggttttttcacatttatttgtttAATCAAATTGTCTGGGGGCTATCTCTGCTTAACTGTAACAGTTGTTTCTTCAAAAAGAATGGCATAATGTGCCATGCATTACTCCCAGATTTTATATTGTTCCAGACTCTCATATTTCTCATATATTGCTAATAAGCCACaaatatttgtttggtttttgtatttCCAAAAACATCAAAAGCCAGATGGCAATACCCTGGATAGCCAAGATGCaacttatatctttttttttaacatttaatttttattttttaattacatgcaaacaaaaatcttaagtttttttttttaatttatgtcccatattctctccctctctttccttccacctCCTTGAGAGAGCAATCTGATGTATCTTACTTATATTtaacctccccctgcccccatcgaGGTAATCCCAGGCACCTGGGAGGAGATATTATCTTTGATGCTTTCAACTTTCCCTGACCTCCCACCTACAATCAACTGCCAAGTCTTGATGACTCATTTTATGAGTCCAATAAGCTCTAGAATATACCCCCTAATTCAGGTCATAATTACTTCTTATTTTTACTATGACAACAGCCTCATCACTGGCCTCCCTTTGTCTCTGCTCTCTCCAATCCACCTTTCATACAACTGTCAGCATAATCTTAGGATCATGTTACTTTCAACTTTTAAACTGGGGACAATGTTGCTTGGGGGCAATAACTGGAGACCAGCTGTGGCTTGAGTTGGGGGAGGGAATCTGAGTGAGCACACAGGCAgccccccctccacacacacacccctaagcAGTATCCATCCAATTATGACATTCCCCCTTTATTACATGAGTTTTCACTTGGCCAGGCCTTCCAGCCAATCTAGCACATGGCAGAGCCTCAAATTACACAACTGCCTCATTCAGCAGAGGGACATGTGCAAGGCAGCTATGAATAAAGGCCCTTAGGTGGATTCTGTGAAGCTCTATGCTGTCTATACTTGGTTTTGAAACTGCCATTGATTACGGATCACAATTATCCCTTTCAATTTCTCATTGAGGCAttctagaaaacatttttaagaatCTTCCATACCACCAGTCCTCAAAAAATTGACCTTTATAGTACAAAAAAATTACCGTAGAATTCAGCAAACCTTACTTCTGGTAGTGGGCTGGCTGGCTTGGTCAGGATTCCTCCAACATAAACAACATTAGGCAGAGTGGGTCTTGGGAACTCCAGCGCCATGTCTGTACACAACATCCACAAGCTGGTCTCCTGAACCAAATCATACATGGATCTCACCGGAAGCAGGTTGTACTTTTGcattattctttcatattttgGAAGAACCAGATAGCTGATCCCTATTCTGGAAATGAGGTAAACGCCGGTGTTTTTCATTCTGTCCAGAAAGGTCATATCATCCGTGAGAAGTGAGTTAAACTCTGGAACATAAGACAATGGCATGGGAGCCCCCACTTCAGCAGGATACCAAAGACCTGTGGAGAATACTGCATACTTCACCCCTAAAAGATGGGCTATAACAAATCCACACATCTCATTAGGGTCCACCAGCAGCaaatcaaatttttcttttttcaggccCTGTATCAAAGCACTGTTGCCGACCATCATCTCACAGTTCTTAGAGTAGTGATGCAGTATGTCGAACAGTTCCATTACCGTAAATTTCCCAGAGAAAATATTCCGCATTTTGGACTGTAGGAAAGCATCTGAGGTGGTGCTGTTAAAGATCCCTGGATAGCGCTGGAGTCTGTAATGCTTAGATGGCATGATGTCTCTGCCTTCGGACAGGAGAAACACTGTCTGGTGGCCTCTCTCATGTAAGGCTGAGGCCAAGGTCTTGAAAATGTACATATGGCTTTCAAACATAATTGGCGGCACAACAATGATTTTGGCAGCCTTTGCTAGTCCAATAGCACTCCACAGGAGTACGAAAAATGGAGTGTAAGACTTCATAGCTGAAATGACAACCAGAAAATGACTTTAAAACAGTTTACAATTCTTCAGACTGTTtagaattttcaaaataaaatactacacaATCATTTTTTTGACATTCCCAGTGAGATAACATTACAGATCAACTGACTGTTTTTTATCCCCTGAGGACATATGTTTTTAATCCCCTTATAAATGTTAACTTAATATTATATCTAATTAGCCTCATAAATTTGAACACAGCATTTATGACGGACAAAGCCATCATAAACTAAACCATTCCACCAGTTTGTAGGTGTCTTATACCAGTTTTGCACTTTGAAACCCCCCGGGCTATCCCTAAACACCCTTCAGGGATATGGAAATTCAAGACAAATGACATTTAAGGTTAAGTAACAAACATCACAATACCCCTCCCTCCacgaataaataaatattttaaataataaacaattttgttCACTGTCACAGAGAATGTAAATGTTAATATGAGAAGGGAAATCCAAAACTTGTGATTCTTCAGATTCTTACTTTAGATTATTTCAAACGATTTACTTTTCagattattttcatattattcaGATAACGTATTCAGATTATTTCTAGCCTGTAGATCATCCTTCCACTCTTTATATTTAATCACTCCCTAATATTAAATCAACAGTTACAGCGCTAACTATTCTAATTTTGTAGGAACAAATTCTCAGAATAGGGATAGTGGGGGTCATACCCACAGGGAAAAGAGTTCACCTGTCATAATAACATTGTTTCTTCCATCCCCAAAGCTCTACCTACATTCAGAAGGTTTTCTACCCTGGGATAGAGATgagatttgtgattttatgaaTACAGAGGCTCTCGGGTAAGAAAGAACACTGTTATACCAAAACAGATCGTAACTCTGAAGCCTTATAAGATTTTGCTCAGTGTACTacgaagtgaagtgacttgctcacagatCACATAGCAgtctatgtcagaggcaggattagaatccagcTATTCTAGGTTTTGAGaacagctctatccactatgccaagttggctttttttttcctctaaaactcACTATAATCACCACATACTTCTTTTCTCCTAATTGTTCTTAGTACCCTGGCATTTCCCCCTTTAACAGCTTCTGTCAATAAGTGCATAACTTGACATTCATCCAGGAGAAGCTGAATAACATGGCTACTGGTCACAACTCCTTCCAAATGTTCCTGGCTACATTCCATTTGAGGGCCTATCTCTGGCAAAGCCCAGGAGGGCAGTTCTCCACCTGGAAGGCCCTATTTTCCACACTATCACCTGATTCAGATTATATAAAAATGTCAAACATACCTTTGGCTACTTCTATAACAAATATCCTGTTCTCTCAACTTTGTAGCTACTGGCTCAAAGCTAAAATTGCTATTCATAAATCAGGACATATTAGTAACTATTAAACTTTAAACTTTTCTAACTGAGCGGATTCCTAGCACCTACATTCTGTGTTAGTTGTACTTTCTCTACATCGTAAAACTCAAAGCATGCTAGGAGACAATCAACAGCAGACATCTGACCAAGTTTTACAATATTAAGGCTTAAATGGTAATTGCATTTCACCTTAGGTTCTCACCCTCCACCAAAACCGCACCCCTGCACTCTGAGCTGTTCTCTTCATACCTCTCCCTGCAGAGCAGGAGCTGTACCCCTGGGGCTTGGGACTGAGAGGTGATCATCATCTCCCCTGGCCCAGAATCAGGGCTCCCCCAAGGCTGGCCACAGTTTTCTTCCATGTTTTGCCTTCACCAAACAGAATGCAAAGCTTCCTTAAGAGCTGTCTTGCTTACGCGTGTGTgtgtaaacatttaataaatactttattcatTCAGATATGACACTGTACCTTttataggaatttttaaaaatggatgctCCACACAGGGGCCTGCagacaggaagagctgagttaaaATTAGCCTCAGaccctagctgtgagaccctggaaaagttacttaacttgtttgcctcagtttccccatctgtaaaacaggaataataatagcacccacctcccagggttgctgtgaggatccaatgagataataattgtaaagcactcagcacggtgcctggcacatagtaagcactaagtTAGCTATTATGTCAACACATTGTTTAAATATacattttgttcattaaaaaccACAGAGGTAGGCAAGTGGGACAATGGTACAAATAAGGtagagggggaaaagggggggAGCCAAAGGGGGAAAACCTTTTCATCAcgctcttctcttcttccactgCATGCTCTCAATCTCCCTGTACCCACCCTCTGACCCCCCTTCCCATTCCAGTAACAATGAAATTAGGGGATCCAAACAGTCACAACACTAACCTCAACAACAAAAGGGATGGAAGTAACAGTTACGTCAATAGCCACTGTCACCGTCAATACCACGCATTACTGCCTTCTCTGGCAGTGGTGCGCAGTGTCTGCCATCGCTGGGCTCTGCAAAAGTCTGCACAGACACTAGACAAACCTTATTCTACCTATCTCAGTACCACAGAGGAGAGAACATTAGatcttaaaaataattaatagattAACAAGATTATTAGCAACTGTACCATTTCATTACATAAAAACAatagtataattatatatatataatataaataatataacaacagtaataatagctaccattttgtagtgctttaaagtttgcaaaattctttacaaatatcatctaattTTAGATCTAATTATTAGATCTAAACATATTAGATCTAATTATCTAATTGTCCCTCACAATAACTATAGGAAGcaagtgctataattatccctttttttacagatgaagaaactaaggcaaacagaggctgagGGCCTTGCCcatcctaactccaagttcagtgctttatccactgtactaaGCTGATTAATTCCTTCTCCCCAAAGTATTTTTCTTAAGTATTTATTATCCTTTCAAAAATCTGCAAAAAGCCAAAGTAAATCATTACAAATTGgttaattttaaacaaaaaataaacaaataatccCCTTTAAACTCAAGGGAagttagatggctcagtagatacagcactgggcctggagtcaggaaggcctgagttcaaattttgccttagacacttgctagttgtgtgaccctgggcaagtcattctaccctgcttgcctcagtttcctgttctgtaaaatgagccagagaatgaaatcgcaaaccactccagtatttttaccaaaaaaaacccaaattgagTTataaagaatcagatacaactaaaacaactTAACAAGAGACTCAAATTAGAATTAGTTGTACAGTCAGTCATGTTCCaaattccaatttatttttttactcatTGGCTATATTCACTACTGGGTTTTCATTCCGATTCTAGAAAAATATGTTGATTAATGAGAAGTGCTAAAGATATTAGGGttctaaaatgtggcactaaAAGGCCACTAAGTGTaacttttgttcttttaaaataatatacacTTGATAATATTTGAATACCATACTGAAAATAGAATTAATGCGAGCTTTTCTAAATCTATTGTTTCCTTATAATATACCTTCAATGGATCTTTTTACTTAAAACCTGCAATTCACCTTTCCCTCTCCATCATGTCTTTTCCATGCATTCTTCTTAAGTCCTGAGTGAAGGTGGTGGGGATTTAGGAGGGGAGGGTCTACTCTCTCATAGGGaatacattttttattatatttaatgtaTGATGAAAGATAAAATTAGCAAGTTATCTtgttaggaaggaagaaaggagaagaggagaaaaaggaaaaaggaaggtgaTAGGAATTGAAGAGGTATGTCTTCTCTTAAATTAAGGAAGCATTTTTAAACAAAGGCAAATGTAGCATTTTAAACAAATTAACTTTGATGATATTGGTATCCATCACAATACTCcatgcttttttattttgctaattaTTAGATAacttaatgatgatgatgacaactatAATTTTtgtagcgcttactatgtgcaaggcactgtgctaagtgctttataattattatctcatttgagccacaaAACAGGTCTGGGAAGAAAGAGctatttattattcccattttacagataaagaaacaggcaaacagaagttaagtgacttgccaatgatcacacagctaggaagtgtctgaggccaaatgtgaactcaga
Proteins encoded in this window:
- the UGT8 gene encoding 2-hydroxyacylsphingosine 1-beta-galactosyltransferase, giving the protein MKSYTPFFVLLWSAIGLAKAAKIIVVPPIMFESHMYIFKTLASALHERGHQTVFLLSEGRDIMPSKHYRLQRYPGIFNSTTSDAFLQSKMRNIFSGKFTVMELFDILHHYSKNCEMMVGNSALIQGLKKEKFDLLLVDPNEMCGFVIAHLLGVKYAVFSTGLWYPAEVGAPMPLSYVPEFNSLLTDDMTFLDRMKNTGVYLISRIGISYLVLPKYERIMQKYNLLPVRSMYDLVQETSLWMLCTDMALEFPRPTLPNVVYVGGILTKPASPLPEDLQRWVNDANEHGFVLVSFGAGVKYLSEDITHKLAGTLSRLPQKVIWRFSGLKPKNLGNNTKLIEWLPQNDLLGHSNIKAFLSHGGLNSIFETMYHGVPVVGIPLFGDHYDTMIRVQAKGMGILLEWKSMTEQDLYEALVKVINDPSYRARAQKLSEIHKDQPSHPVNRTVYWIDYILRHNGAHHLRAAVHRISFYQYFLLDIVFALALGAALLYFVLTRMVKFTYKQSTRLWSRNEYSTINGHYHNGIPNGKYKRNGHIKHEKKVK